The Achromobacter spanius genome includes the window ACGCCGGGTTGTCGCGGCGGGCCATGATGCGGTAGGACACTTCGCTCCAGGCGCGGCCCAGTTCAGCGCGCGGCTGGCCCCAGACCTTCTTGCCATCGCGATAGAACTCGACTTCGTCGGCGCCGTTCAGGCCGCCAATGACGTGCGAGTGGGCCGACAGGCCGGCGCCACGCAGCACTTGCATGACGGCGTCGCGTTGCGAGGCCGGCACCTGGATGACGGCACCCGCTTCTTCCGAGAACAGCGCCTTCAGCGTCAGCTCTTCGCGTTGCACCTTCACTTGATCCGGGCGGATCTTGTAGTCGCCCCAATCCGCCGATTGCGGATCGAAGGTCAGCATGTCCAGGTTCACGGACACGCCGGTGCGGCCGGCGAAGGCCATTTCGGTCAGCGTGGCGAACAGGCCGCCGTCGGAACGATCGTGGTAGGCCAGGATGGTGCCGGCTTCGGCCAGCGTGCGGATCGTGATGAAGAACGCGCGCAGGTCTTGCGGCGCGTCGATGTCCGGCACGGTTTCGCCGATCTGGTTGTACGTCTGCGCCAGGATCGAGCCACCCATGCGGTGACGGCCACGGCCCAGGTCAATCAAAATCAGTACGCTGTCGCCCGCGTCGGTGCGCAGTTGCGGGGTCAGGCTGGCGCGCACGTCGGCCACTGGGGCAAACGCCGTCACCACCAGCGACACCGGCGCCACCACCTGACGCTGCTCACCGTCCTGTTCCCAGGACGTCTTCATGGACAGGGAATCCTTGCCCACCGGAATGGACAGGCCGGTGGCCTGGCACAGTTCGCTGACGGCGGACACGGTGTCATACAGCGCGGCGTCCTGGCCGTCGACGCCGCAAGCGGCCATCCAGTTGGCGGACAGCTTGATGTCTTCCAGGCGCGCCACGTCGGCGGCGGCCAGGTTGGTCAGGGCTTCGGCCACGGCCATGCGGCCGGACGCCGGGGCGTCGAGCATGGCGATGGGGGTGCGTTCGCCCATCGACATGGCTTCGCCACGGAAGCCTTCGTAGTCGGCCAGCGTCACGGCGCAGTCAGCCACCGGCACTTGCCACGGGCCGACCATCTGGTCGCGGCTGGACAGCCCGCCCACGGTGCGGTCGCCGATGGTGATCAGGAAGGACTTGTTGGCGACGGTGGGGTGACGCAGCACGCGGTAAGCGGCTGCGGTCAGGTCGATGCCGGCCAGATCCAGCGGCGCGGACACGCCAGGCAGGCGGCGCACGTCGCGCGTCATGCGTGGCGGCTTGCCCAGGATGACGTCGATCGGCACGTCCACGGGACGCACTTCGGCGTCGCCTTGCGGGCGAATCGTGTCCAGGCCGGGCAGGCCCTCGCCGTCCACCACGCGCAGTTGGCGTTCTTCAGTGGCCACGCCCACCACCGCGTAGGGGCAGCGTTCGCGGCGGGCGATGGCGTCAAAGCGTTCCAGGTCTTTCGGCAGAATCGACAGAACATAGCGTTCCTGCGATTCATTGCTCCAGATTTCGGCGGGCGACAGGCCCGACTCTTCCAGCGGCACGCGCTTCAAGTCAAAGATGGCGCCACGGCCGGCGTCGTTGACCAATTCCGGGAAGGCATTGGACAAGCCGCCCGCGCCCACGTCGTGGATGGCGATGATGGGGTTGTTCTCGGCCTGCTGCCAGCAGCGGTCGATGACTTCTTGCGCGCGGCGTTCGATTTCCGGGTTGCCGCGCTGGACGGAATCAAAGTCCAGTTCGGCCGAGTTGCTGCCCATGCTGATGCTGGAGGCGGCGCCGCCGCCCATGCCGATACGGAAGCCCGGGCCGCCCAGTTGGATCAACAGCGCGCCGGGGGGAATCACGTCTTTGTGGGTCAGGCCCGCGTCGATGCTGCCCAGGCCGCCCGCGATCATGATGGGCTTGTGATAGCCCCAGCGCGTGCCGCCGGCGGTCTGCTCGAACGAACGGAAGTAGCCCAAGAGGTTGGGCCGGCCGAATTCGTTGTTGAACGCGGCGCCGCCGATGGGGCCGTCGATCATGATGGACAAGGGCGAGGCGATGCGCTCGGGCAGGCCGTGGTGGTCGGCTTCCCAGGGTTGCAGCGCGTCGTCAAAACGCAGGTGCGACACGGTGAAGCCGGTCAGGCCGGCCTTGGGCTTGGAGCCACGGCCGGTGGCGCCTTCGTCGCGGATTTCGCCGCCCGCGCCAGTGGACGCGCCCGGGAACGGGGCGATGGCGGTCGGGTGGTTGTGGGTTTCCACCTTCATCAAGGTGTGCACGGTGGTGTCACGGCGGATGTACTTGGCGCCGTCAGCGCCCTCGCCCGTGACGCCCGGCACGCCGGCCTGGAAGCGCTGCGCGGGGCCGCCGGCCATGATGGCGGCGTTGTCCGAATACGCCACGACCGTGCCTTCCGGCTGCGCCTTGTGCGTGGCGCGGATCATGCCGAACAGCGTGTTGGGCTGCGACTGGCCGTCGATGACCCATTCGGCGTTGAAGATCTTGTGGCGGCAATGTTCGCTATTGGCCTGCGCGAACATCATCAGTTCCACGTCGGTGGGGTCGCGCCCCAGGTCGGTGAAGGACTTGGCCAGGTATTCGATTTCGTCTTCCGACAGGGCCAGGCCCAGCGACACGTTGGCCTCGGCCAATGCCTTGACGCCATCAGCCTGCACGCCGACGGTGCGCATGGGCTTGCCGGCCAGCGTCTGGAACAGCGCCTGGCCGTCGAAGCTGGCGTCAACCACGGTTTCGGTCATGCGGTCGTGCAGGCAGTCGGCCGCGCGCGCCAGCATGGCGTCGTCAAACGACTTGGTGCCGAGCAGGCCGCGTTCGGGGGTGATCACATAGCGCACGCCGCGCTCAATGCGGTGCACCGATGACAAGCCACAGTTGTGGGCGATGTCGGTGGCCTTGCTGGCCCAGGGGGAAATGGTGCCCAGGCGCGGAATGACCAGCAGCGACAGGCTTTTGGCGGGCGCCTCAGCCGTGCTGGGCGTGCCGTAATCCAGCAATTGGGTCAGGTGTTGCTGCTGTTCGGCCGTCAGGGCGGCGTCGGTGCTGACGAAGTGCTCGTAGCGAGCGGAGATGTCGGCCACCGGCAGGCCGGCTTCCTTTAGTTGCGCCAACAGGCGATCGCGACGAAAGGAGGACAGGACGGAGGAACCAGGCAGATGCTGAACTAGGGACACGATGCGGGCGCCGTATAAGGATGGGAGCAAAACGGGATTTTACCTGTTTAGGGGGTTTTCCCGGAGCCGTTATTCAAGAAGCTTGCAAAGCCCTTGTTTTCCCTAGTGTTACAAAAGAATTCTGACGACGATTAACCAGGATGGTGCATAGCAATATCGGCTTGAAGCCACGGTGTCATCGCGAAATATCCAGCGTCTTAACGCCGCGCCACAGAATCGTCTGACGCAATGCAGCATGTTGTTGTCGCCCCGCACCACGGGAAAACACGAACACCCTCGCCCCAAGGGCGACGGTAGGATGCAGCGACCCAATTCATAAAGCGGGCCCCCGCGCCCAAGCCGTCGCCGCACCCATGTCCCGCCCTGAAGCCTCCATCGAGCCCGTCGAACCGATCCTCCCCGTTGAACCCGATCCCGCCGTAAAGGTGCCGCTGGCCATTGAAAAATGGTTGGCCGTGATTCTGCTGGCGACGCTGGCGCTGATCACCTTCGCCAACGTGCTGGTGCGCTATTTCACGGACCAGTCGTTCGCCTGGACCGAAGAAATTTCGGTGTTCCTGCTGATCGTGCTGACTATGGCGGGCGGCAGCGTGGCCTTTGTGCGCAACCACCATATCCGTATTGAAATCCTGGCGGATTCCGGTTCACCGCGCCGCCAGCGCATCATGGCCTTGATTGCCAACGGCTGCGTGCTGGCGTTCTTCGTGCTGCTGACCGTGCTGTCGGTGAAGCTGGTGTCCGACGAATTCATGTACGAAGAAACGTCCCCCGCTATCGGCGTGCCGACCTGGTGGTATTCGATCTGGCTGCCGGTGATGGCGGCAGCAATCTCGCTGCGCACCCTGGGCATCATCCGCCGCATTCTGCAGACCGCGGGCAAGCCATGATCGTCTCGCTGCTGTTCATTGTCTTCATCGTCCTGATGCTGATCGGGGTGCCGGTGGGCGTGGCGCTGGGCATCGGCGGCACCATTGCCATCGTGCTGTCCAACCTGGATACGCCCTGGTATGGCTTGTTGGCCGTGCCGCAGAACTTCTACGCGGGGCTGGCCAAGTACCCGCTGCTGGCCATCCCCATGTTCGTGCTGGTCGGCTCCATCTTCGACCGGTCCGGCGTGGCCAAGCGGCTGGTGGATTTTGCGATTGCCATCGTGGGCCGCGGCCCGGGCATGCTGCCGCTGGTGTCGATTGCGGTGGCCATGTTCCTGGGTGGCATTTCGGGGTCAGGCCCGGCCTGCGCAGCGGCGGTGGGCGCGGTGATGATCACCGCCATGTCGCGCGCGGGCTACCCGGGGTCGTTCTCGGCGTCGGTCGTGGCGGCAGGCGCCGCCACGGACATCCTGATTCCCCCGTCGGTGGCGTTCATTATCTATTCGGTGCTGGTGCCCGGCGCGTCCGTGCCCGCGCTGTTTGCGGCCGGCATGATTCCCGGCCTGCTGGCGGGCTTTGCGCTGATCATTCCCGCCGTATGGCTATCGCGCAAATACAAGATGGGCGCGCTGGAATCCCACTTGCCGCGCCCGCCCTTCTGGGCAAGCCTGCGCGATGCTTCATGGGGCTTGGCCGCGCCGGTGCTGATTCTGGGCGGCATGCGCCTGGGCTGGTTCACGCCTACCGAGGCGGCGGTGGTGGCGGTGTTCTACGGCTTGTTCGTGGGCGGTTTCATTCACCGCACCATCAAGCTGCGCGACCTTTTCACCATCTTGCGCGAAGCCGCCGAGCTGTCCGCCGTGATCATGCTGGTGGTGACGCTGGCCGGCATCTTTGCGTGGGCGCTGTCGACGCTGAGCGTGATTGACCCGATCACCAACGCCATCGTCAATTCCGGCTTGGGCGAATGGGGCGTGCTGTCGCTGTTGATCTTGCTGCTGATGACGGTGGGCATGTTCCTGGACGGCATTTCGATTTTCCTGATTTTCGTGCCGCTGCTGATGCCGATTGCCAATGCCTATGGCTGGGATCCGGTGTGGTTCGGCGTGGTGCTGACCTTGAAGGTGGCGCTGGGCCAATTCACGCCGCCGCTGGCCGTGAACCTGATGGTGTCGTGCCGCATTGCCCGGGTGCCCATGGAGTCCACGGTGCGGTGGGTGGTGTGGCTGCTGGCTTCCATGTTCCTGGTGCTGGTGGCGGTGCTGGTGTTTCCGCAACTGGCGCTGTGGCTGCCGCATAAGTTGGGTTATTGATTTGGATTATTGAAGCGAAAGCAGGTCCGTAGCGATCTTGATTACAACAACAGACACACTCGCAAAGAGAGGAGACACCGTATGAACTTCCGCAACCTGATTGGCGCCGCGCTGTGCGCCGCCGCCGTGGTCGGCATGACGCCGGCGCACGCGCAGAACTACAAGTCCGAATACAAGCTGTCCATCGTGGTGGGCACGACGTTCCCGTGGGGCCAGGGCGCCGAGATCTGGTCCAAGCTGGTGCGCGAGCGCACCGACGGCCGCATCAACATCAAGGTGTACCCGGGCACGTCGCTGGTGCAAGGCGACCAGACGCGCGAATTCACCGCCATCCGCCAAGGCGTGATCGACATGGCGGTGGGGTCCACCATCAACTGGTCGCCGCAGGTCAAGCAGTTGAACCTGTTTTCGCTGCCCTTCCTGATGCCCGACTACGCTGCCATCGACGCGCTGGTGCAAGGCGACGTGGGCCGCGAGATGTTCAAGCTGATCGAAAAAGCCGGCGTGGTGCCGCTGGCCTGGGGAGAAAACGGCTATCGCCAGCTGAGCAATTCCAAGCGCGAAGTGAAGACGCCCGCCGACATGAAGGGCATGAAGCTGCGCGTGGTGGGTTCGCCGCTGTACATCGACACGTTCACGGCCCTGGGCGCCAACCCCACGCAGATGAGCTGGGCCGATGCGCAGCCGGCGCTGGCCAGCGGCGCGGTGGATGGGCAGGAAAATCCGCTGTCGATCTATACGGGTTCCAAGCTTTATACGGTGGGCCAGAAGTATTTGACGCTGTGGAACTACGTGGCCGACCCGCTGATCTTCGTGGTGAACCGCGAGGTGTGGAATTCCTGGTCGGAAAAGGACCGCGACATCGTGCGCCAGGCCGCGCTGGATGCCGGCAAGCAACAGATCGTGATTGCACGCAAGGGCGTCACGCCAAGCGACCCGTCGCTGCTGAAGGAAATCGAAGGCCACGGCGTAACGGTGACGTCCTTGTCGAAGGCCGAACACGACGCCTTCGCGAAGATCACGCAGCCGGTTTACGACAAGTGGAAGAAGCAGATCGGCGAAGACCTGGTCAACATGGCCGAAAAGTCCATCGCTGCGCGCAAGCAGTGAACAGGGTTGACGGCAACGTACTGATTTAGCAGCAAGCCCCAG containing:
- a CDS encoding TRAP transporter small permease; translation: MSRPEASIEPVEPILPVEPDPAVKVPLAIEKWLAVILLATLALITFANVLVRYFTDQSFAWTEEISVFLLIVLTMAGGSVAFVRNHHIRIEILADSGSPRRQRIMALIANGCVLAFFVLLTVLSVKLVSDEFMYEETSPAIGVPTWWYSIWLPVMAAAISLRTLGIIRRILQTAGKP
- a CDS encoding TRAP transporter large permease, with amino-acid sequence MIVSLLFIVFIVLMLIGVPVGVALGIGGTIAIVLSNLDTPWYGLLAVPQNFYAGLAKYPLLAIPMFVLVGSIFDRSGVAKRLVDFAIAIVGRGPGMLPLVSIAVAMFLGGISGSGPACAAAVGAVMITAMSRAGYPGSFSASVVAAGAATDILIPPSVAFIIYSVLVPGASVPALFAAGMIPGLLAGFALIIPAVWLSRKYKMGALESHLPRPPFWASLRDASWGLAAPVLILGGMRLGWFTPTEAAVVAVFYGLFVGGFIHRTIKLRDLFTILREAAELSAVIMLVVTLAGIFAWALSTLSVIDPITNAIVNSGLGEWGVLSLLILLLMTVGMFLDGISIFLIFVPLLMPIANAYGWDPVWFGVVLTLKVALGQFTPPLAVNLMVSCRIARVPMESTVRWVVWLLASMFLVLVAVLVFPQLALWLPHKLGY
- the purL gene encoding phosphoribosylformylglycinamidine synthase, producing MSLVQHLPGSSVLSSFRRDRLLAQLKEAGLPVADISARYEHFVSTDAALTAEQQQHLTQLLDYGTPSTAEAPAKSLSLLVIPRLGTISPWASKATDIAHNCGLSSVHRIERGVRYVITPERGLLGTKSFDDAMLARAADCLHDRMTETVVDASFDGQALFQTLAGKPMRTVGVQADGVKALAEANVSLGLALSEDEIEYLAKSFTDLGRDPTDVELMMFAQANSEHCRHKIFNAEWVIDGQSQPNTLFGMIRATHKAQPEGTVVAYSDNAAIMAGGPAQRFQAGVPGVTGEGADGAKYIRRDTTVHTLMKVETHNHPTAIAPFPGASTGAGGEIRDEGATGRGSKPKAGLTGFTVSHLRFDDALQPWEADHHGLPERIASPLSIMIDGPIGGAAFNNEFGRPNLLGYFRSFEQTAGGTRWGYHKPIMIAGGLGSIDAGLTHKDVIPPGALLIQLGGPGFRIGMGGGAASSISMGSNSAELDFDSVQRGNPEIERRAQEVIDRCWQQAENNPIIAIHDVGAGGLSNAFPELVNDAGRGAIFDLKRVPLEESGLSPAEIWSNESQERYVLSILPKDLERFDAIARRERCPYAVVGVATEERQLRVVDGEGLPGLDTIRPQGDAEVRPVDVPIDVILGKPPRMTRDVRRLPGVSAPLDLAGIDLTAAAYRVLRHPTVANKSFLITIGDRTVGGLSSRDQMVGPWQVPVADCAVTLADYEGFRGEAMSMGERTPIAMLDAPASGRMAVAEALTNLAAADVARLEDIKLSANWMAACGVDGQDAALYDTVSAVSELCQATGLSIPVGKDSLSMKTSWEQDGEQRQVVAPVSLVVTAFAPVADVRASLTPQLRTDAGDSVLILIDLGRGRHRMGGSILAQTYNQIGETVPDIDAPQDLRAFFITIRTLAEAGTILAYHDRSDGGLFATLTEMAFAGRTGVSVNLDMLTFDPQSADWGDYKIRPDQVKVQREELTLKALFSEEAGAVIQVPASQRDAVMQVLRGAGLSAHSHVIGGLNGADEVEFYRDGKKVWGQPRAELGRAWSEVSYRIMARRDNPACAQAELDVWNDTTDPGMSPNVSFDPQEDIAAPFINTGKRPRVAILREQGCNSQVEMAWAFDTSGFEAIDVHMTDLLAGRVDLAQMQGLVAVGGFSYGDVLGAGEGWARTIRFNSQLSDQFAAYFARPDTFALGVCNGCQMMAALAPMIPGAEHWPRFTRNQSEKYEARLSMVEVAKSPSIFFAGMEGARIPVAVAHGEGYADFSQQGDASRVLAAARYIDNRGLPTEAYPFNPNGSPGGLTSVTTADGRFTVLMPHPERVTRNVMMSWAPEKWGNADTGGAYSPWMRIFRNARAWLK
- a CDS encoding DctP family TRAP transporter solute-binding subunit; the protein is MNFRNLIGAALCAAAVVGMTPAHAQNYKSEYKLSIVVGTTFPWGQGAEIWSKLVRERTDGRINIKVYPGTSLVQGDQTREFTAIRQGVIDMAVGSTINWSPQVKQLNLFSLPFLMPDYAAIDALVQGDVGREMFKLIEKAGVVPLAWGENGYRQLSNSKREVKTPADMKGMKLRVVGSPLYIDTFTALGANPTQMSWADAQPALASGAVDGQENPLSIYTGSKLYTVGQKYLTLWNYVADPLIFVVNREVWNSWSEKDRDIVRQAALDAGKQQIVIARKGVTPSDPSLLKEIEGHGVTVTSLSKAEHDAFAKITQPVYDKWKKQIGEDLVNMAEKSIAARKQ